The Kiritimatiellia bacterium genomic sequence ATGATGGACGTTTATCATGAAGTGCGGCGCCGCGGCATTCGGCTGATCGGACCCAACTGTCCGGGTGTGATCACACCAGGACAGTCAAAAATCGGTATTATGCCTGGCTACATTCATAAGCCGGGGCGCGTCGGCGTCATTTCGAGGAGTGGCACGCTGACCTATGAGATTGTGTATGCGCTGACCCGTCTCGGCGTGGGGCAGTCCACATGCATTGGGATCGGCGGCGATCCCATCGTGGGATCGGGGCCTATGGACCTGCTGCCGCTATTCGAGGCAGACCCCGGCACCGACGCGATCGTTTTGATCGGCGAGATCGGGGGCGACGAAGAGGAGCGTACCGCGGAATTTATCCGCCACCACATTCGCAAACCGGTTTTCGCATTTATCGTGGGACACACCGCACCCGAAGGAAAACGAATGGGCCACGCGGGGGCGATTGTATCCGGTGGAGCCGGAACGGCGGCATCCAAACTGAAGGCCTTCTCCCACGCCGGTGTGCCGGTGGCCAACACGATCGACGAATTGGCAGAGATGGTGGCCGCGGCCCTGAAATCCTGATGCTGCGGCTTCGGCGGCTAATTTACGTAGAGCCTCAGCCGCTCGACTCGTCGCTTTGGTCGCGCCAGTATTGCAAAACCCCTAATACGGCGCGTTTCGCGGACTCAATGCAGTCGGGAATCCCGACGCCGTGGTAGGAGCTGCCCGCGAAAAATAACCCGGTAAGGGACCGTCCCTCGGACTCGATCGCCTTCACCAGGGTCGAATGTCCTACATCGTATTGAGGATTGGCTTCGATCCAGCGGTGGAGTCGGTGAAACAGAGGAGAAGCCCGGATGCCCAGAATGGAGGCGACTTCTGTCCTCGCAATCTGGACCAGATCTTCCTCCGATTGCCAAGCCAACCCCTCGTGGCGAGGACCGCCTAGGAAGACACGCATGAGGGCGGCTCCGGGCGGCGCACGGTTTGCAAATTTGGTGGATGACCAGGTGATCGCGAGAATGGCTCTTCCCTCCGCGTCCGGGACAAGCACGCCAAAGCCGTCGAGAGGCCGCGCCGCCGGTATCGCGTCCGCGCGATAGGCCAGTGTGACGACGGCAGAGCTGACAAACCGGATCCGCTCAAGTTTTTCGGCAAGTCCGTTGGCGGATTCCCGGACAATCTCGGCTGCACGATTCGCGGGAATCGCCAATATCGCTGCGTCGGCGAGAAATGCCTCGCCCGCCTCCGTTTCGACGCGGAGGCTCCGCCCGGAGGGGATGACCCTGTGAACCTGAGTCCGGCGAATTACTCCGGCTTCGATGTGCCGCTCGAGTGCCTCGACGATCCCGGCGATGCCGTTCCGTAATGAGTGAAACAGGGCCCGATGCGCTCGGTTCACCCGGTCGGCGAGAGGGCCGTTTTGGGGACGCTTAGCGGAGGCTGCACGCGCGGCTCGGATGAGGCTTCCATAGGTTCGTTCCATTTCCAGGAGGCGCGGAAATGTTGCCTGCATACTGAGGCGCTCCGGATCGCTGACGAATATTCCGCCGAGGAGCGGTCCTGCAATTCGTTCGAGGCACTCGTTTCCGAAGCGCCGACGGATAAACGAGGCAAGGGATTCGTCTTCCGGATCCTTGCGGGGCGGAATGAAAACCTCGGCGGCCATTCGGAGTTTGCCGAAGGGTGACAACAGCGGAGTGGCCAACAAAGGCATCCAACGGGTGGGGATCGTAAGACGAAACCCCTCCGGAAAGGGGACCAGTCGGCCGCGCCGCAGGATGTATACGCGCCGATACTGTTCGTTTGACGGCAAAATCTCATCCTGCAGGCCCAGTTCGCGGCAGAGCTCGAGCGCGGCCGGTTTTTCAGCCAGGAATGAATCCGGGCCGCCCTCGATGACGAATCCGCCGGTACGCTCCGTCACAATTTTCCCACCGAGGCGATCCGATGCCTCGAAGAGCGTGCAGGAGGCGTTGATGCCGAGACGCGTGAATTCCCGACAGGCATACCACGCGGCGGAGAGGCCGGTGATGCCGCCGCCGATGATCGCCAGGCGTTTCACGGCTGGAGGGGAGCGCTCTCGTTCAGGTGCATCGAATACTCGTGGACAAAATCCACGAGGAGTCGCACGTTATCGACGGGCGTGTGCTCGAGTACGCCGTGACCGAGGTTGAAGATGTGGCCCGGCCGCCCGCGGACGCTAAGCAGGATTCGCGCCGCCTGTCGACGGATTTCTTCTGGCGGAGCGAAGAGGACGATAGGGTCCAAATTCCCTTGCACAGCGGCTGGCCGCCCAAGGCTCGCCCAAGCGCTCGCCAGGTCGACGCGCCAATCCATGCCAACAACCTCGCAACCCGCCTCTTGCATGAGATGGAGAAATCCCCCCGTACCCGTTCCGAAATGGATTCGAGGCACACGTCGGCGCCGCAAAGCGCGCTCCAACGCGACGCGGGAGTAGGGCAGGACATACCGTTCGTAATCGGCAGGGCTCAGAATGCCCGCCCAACTGTCGAACATCTGGACCGCATCCACGCCCGCCTCGATCTGCGCCGCAAGGTAATCGCCGACATCGCTGGCCAGCCGCCCCATCAAGTCCGACCAAGCCTCCGGCTCGTTGTACATAAAGGTTCGGGTTCGCATGAAATCGCGAGAGCTACCCCCCTCAATCGCATAGCAGGCGAGAGTGAACGGGGCTCCGCTAAATCCGATAAGTGGTCGGCGCCCCGCTAACTCTCGCTTCACGAGACGAATCGCCTCCATCGTGAACGAGAGCGTCTCTGCAGGTTCGGCCGGTCGGAGCTTCCGCACGTCGTCCGCGCTACGGATCGGATTGTGGAGCACTGGGCCTTCGCCCTTGATAAACTCGAGTTGTATTCCCATCGGCTCGAGGAGGG encodes the following:
- the hemE gene encoding uroporphyrinogen decarboxylase encodes the protein MTVADVSSDGASPFLAACHSRPTPFTPIWLMRQAGRYLPEYRAVKEKCGSILNMVKKPEVAAEITMQPLRAFDLDAAIIFADILTLLEPMGIQLEFIKGEGPVLHNPIRSADDVRKLRPAEPAETLSFTMEAIRLVKRELAGRRPLIGFSGAPFTLACYAIEGGSSRDFMRTRTFMYNEPEAWSDLMGRLASDVGDYLAAQIEAGVDAVQMFDSWAGILSPADYERYVLPYSRVALERALRRRRVPRIHFGTGTGGFLHLMQEAGCEVVGMDWRVDLASAWASLGRPAAVQGNLDPIVLFAPPEEIRRQAARILLSVRGRPGHIFNLGHGVLEHTPVDNVRLLVDFVHEYSMHLNESAPLQP
- the hemG gene encoding protoporphyrinogen oxidase encodes the protein MKRLAIIGGGITGLSAAWYACREFTRLGINASCTLFEASDRLGGKIVTERTGGFVIEGGPDSFLAEKPAALELCRELGLQDEILPSNEQYRRVYILRRGRLVPFPEGFRLTIPTRWMPLLATPLLSPFGKLRMAAEVFIPPRKDPEDESLASFIRRRFGNECLERIAGPLLGGIFVSDPERLSMQATFPRLLEMERTYGSLIRAARAASAKRPQNGPLADRVNRAHRALFHSLRNGIAGIVEALERHIEAGVIRRTQVHRVIPSGRSLRVETEAGEAFLADAAILAIPANRAAEIVRESANGLAEKLERIRFVSSAVVTLAYRADAIPAARPLDGFGVLVPDAEGRAILAITWSSTKFANRAPPGAALMRVFLGGPRHEGLAWQSEEDLVQIARTEVASILGIRASPLFHRLHRWIEANPQYDVGHSTLVKAIESEGRSLTGLFFAGSSYHGVGIPDCIESAKRAVLGVLQYWRDQSDESSG
- the sucD gene encoding succinate--CoA ligase subunit alpha, encoding MSILIDSTTRVLVQGITGRDGSFHAKGMLEYGTKVVGGVTPGKGGEQVHGLPVFNTMKEAVAATGANATVIYVPAKFATSAIFEAMDAGLPLIVVITEGIPTLDMMDVYHEVRRRGIRLIGPNCPGVITPGQSKIGIMPGYIHKPGRVGVISRSGTLTYEIVYALTRLGVGQSTCIGIGGDPIVGSGPMDLLPLFEADPGTDAIVLIGEIGGDEEERTAEFIRHHIRKPVFAFIVGHTAPEGKRMGHAGAIVSGGAGTAASKLKAFSHAGVPVANTIDELAEMVAAALKS